CCTTCAGTAATTCAAAGAATTTGTCATAGAAATTATGGTATTGGCTCTGATGGTATATTACTTTTCGAAAAAATAGACGACGAAAATTTTAGCGTAAGAATATTTAATCCTGATGGGAGTGAGGCTGAAAAAAGTGGAAATGGACTTAGAATATTAGCCAAGTTTCTCTATGATCATGGCTACACTAAAAATACCAAATTTTATATCAATACTTTAGGGGGAAAAGTAGAAATAAATTTAGAGTTAGACAATGAAAGAGTAAAAAACATTGAGGTTGATATGGGGAAAATAGAGTATATATACGTAGATAAGGAAATAGAGATCAATAATGAAGAAAAATTAAATATAGTTTACCTATCAATTGGAAACCCCCACTGCGTGTTTTTCGTGGATGAAATTGATGAAGAATTGATTAAAGATCTTGGACC
Above is a window of Dictyoglomus sp. NZ13-RE01 DNA encoding:
- a CDS encoding diaminopimelate epimerase, which translates into the protein MNSFVKSHGLGNDYIIFDKNHVQFPLKPSVIQRICHRNYGIGSDGILLFEKIDDENFSVRIFNPDGSEAEKSGNGLRILAKFLYDHGYTKNTKFYINTLGGKVEINLELDNERVKNIEVDMGKIEYIYVDKEIEINNEEKLNIVYLSIGNPHCVFFVDEIDEELIKDLGPKIENHPLFPNRTNVQMVKVISDSTIEIRIWERGAGYTLASGSSSCASACAAYKKGLVKNNVKVIMPGGELYVNIKENGHVFLKGPAQEIFEGTLSKEFLEELIRIP